One Mycteria americana isolate JAX WOST 10 ecotype Jacksonville Zoo and Gardens chromosome 21, USCA_MyAme_1.0, whole genome shotgun sequence genomic region harbors:
- the EXTL1 gene encoding exostosin-like 1 isoform X1, with protein sequence MQTRKKYIFLTLLASWLLLFFFGGDQLRRLTFFSGRKAEAQRNWPRWTDRSLLKSFADPEELQSDGDPSLPSPRARRAAWLNVYKNSRCRMETCFDFSRCEKHGFKVFTYPRERDQPLSESYGKILASIERSRYYTPNPEEACLFILSIDTLDRDHLSSQYVRNVDEKIRSFPLWNGGRNHLIFNLYSGTWPNYSEDLGFDIGQAILAKASFYTESFRPGFDISIPLFSKDHPQRGGERGWLYQDAIHPKKKYLLVFKGKRYLTGIGSGTRNALHHIHNGKDIISLTTCKHGKDWEKHKDTRCDKDNVDYEKFDYQELLHNSTFCIVPRGRRLGSFRFLEALQAACIPVLLSDGWELPFAEAIDWGKAAVVGNERLLLQIPSAVRCIHPERVLAFQQQTQFLWDAYFSSVDKIVHTTLEIIKDRLLPHRSRSRFLWNTLPGGLLALPEFSTHPRDFPFYYLQHGSSPSEKFTAFIRAVSPASSLSQPILRLIQAVSGSQYCAQILVLWSCEKPPPPSGKWPQTTVPLTVIQGRRKLSDRFFPYAAIQTDAVLSLDEHTSLSTSEVDFAFVVWRSFPERIVGFPTQSHFWDAEQRRWGYTSKWTNELSIVLTAAAFYHRYYHSLFTEYLPAGLRELVGGLATCEDILMNVLVAAVTKLPPIKVTQRKQHKETVPQQVGCKDGDAGTPPAGERSRSPPRSPPAEVKGTAGAAGSRRFSQQQDCLNQLVDWFGYMPLVSSQLRLDPVLFKDQVSVLRKKYPRLEKP encoded by the exons ATGCAGAccaggaagaaatacattttcctgaCTCTCCTTGCCTCTTggctcctgcttttcttctttggaggAGACCAGCTACGCCGTTTGACTTTCTTTTCTGGGAGGAAAGCTGAAGCCCAGAGGAACTGGCCCCGCTGGACGGATCGGTCCCtcctcaaaagctttgcagacCCCGAGGAGCTCCAGAGCGATGGGGACCCCTCACTGCCATCGCCCCGGGCACGGCGGGCAGCGTGGCTGAACGTCTACAAGAACAGCAGATGCCGGATGGAAACCTGCTTCGACTTCTCCAGGTGCGAGAAGCACGGCTTCAAAGTCTTCACCTACCCCCGGGAGAGGGACCAGCCCCTCTCGGAGAGTTACGGCAAAATCCTCGCCTCCATCGAGCGTTCTCGCTACTACACCCCGAACCCCGAGGAAGCCTGCCTCTTCATCCTCAGCATCGACACGCTGGACCGCGACCATCTCTCGAGTCAATACGTCCGTAATGTCGATGAGAAAATCCGCAGCTTCCCGCTCTGGAACGGCGGCCGTAACCACCTCATCTTCAACCTCTACTCGGGCACCTGGCCTAATTACAGCGAGGACCTGGGCTTCGACATCGGCCAGGCCATCCTGGCCAAAGCCAGCTTCTACACCGAGAGCTTCAGGCCCGGCTTCGACATCTCCATCCCTCTCTTCTCCAAGGACCAcccgcagcgcggcggggagagggggtggTTGTATCAGGACGCGATCCACccgaaaaagaaatatttattggtGTTCAAGGGGAAGCGGTACCTGACTGGCATCGGCTCCGGCACCAGGAACGCGCTGCACCACATCCACAACGGGAAGGACATCATCTCGCTCACCACCTGCAAGCACGGCAAGGACTGGGAGAAGCACAAGGACACGCGCTGCGACAAGGATAATGTCGACTACGAAAA GTTCGACTACCAGGAGCTGCTGCACAATTCCACCTTCTGCATCGTGCCCCGGGGCAGGCGCTTGGGCTCCTTCCGCTTCCTGGAGGCACTGCAG GCCGCCTGCATCCCCGTGCTGCTGAGCGACGGCTGGGAGCTGCCCTTCGCCGAGGCCATCGACTGGGGCAAAGCTGCTGTCGTGGGCAatgagaggctgctgctgcag atcccctccGCCGTCCGCTGCATCCACCCGGAGCGTGTCctggctttccagcagcagaCCCAGTTCCTGTGGGACGCGTATTTCTCCTCCGTCGACAAGATCGTGCACACCACGCTGGAG ATCATCAAGGACCGGCTGCTCCCGcaccgctcccgctcccgcttcCTCTGGAACACCCTGCCCGGGGGGCTCCTGGCCCTGCCCGAATTCTCCACCCACCCCCGGGACTTTCCCTTCTACTACCTGCAGCACG GCTCCAGCCCCTCCGAGAAGTTCACGGCTTTCATCCGGGCCGTCTCGCCGGCCAGCTCCCTCTCCCAGCCCATCCTCAGGCTCATCCAGGCCGTCTCCGGATCCCAGTACTGCGCCCAG ATCCTGGTGCTGTGGAGCTGCGAGAAGCCGCCGCCACCAAGTGGGAAATGGCCCCAGACCACCGTGCCTCTGACCGTCatccagggcaggaggaag CTCAGCGACCGCTTCTTCCCCTACGCGGCCATCCAGACGGACGCCGTGCTGAGCCTGGACGAGCACACCAGCCTCTCGACCAGCGAG GTGGACTTTGCCTTCGTGGTGTGGCGCAGCTTCCCCGAGCGCATCGTGGGCTTCCCCACGCAGAGCCACTTCTGGGACGCCGAGCAGAGGCGCTGGGGCTACACCTCCAAATGGACCAACGAGCTCTCCATCGTCCTCACCGCCGCCGCCTTCTACCACAG GTATTATCACAGCCTCTTCACCGAGTacctgccggcggggctgcgggagctggtgGGTGGCCTGGCCACCTGCGAGGACATCCTGATGAACGTCCTCGTGGCTGCCGTCACCAAGCTGCCGCCCATCAAGGTCACCCAGCGGAAGCAGCACAAGGAGACCGTGCCCCAGCAGGTAGGCTGCAAGGATGGGGatgcggggacccccccggccggggagcggagccgctCACCCCCACGCTCCCCTCCTGCCGAGGTGAAGGGCACGGCGGGGGCGGCTGGCAGCCGGCGTTTCTCCCAGCAGCAGGACTGCCTCAACCAGTTGGTGGACTGGTTCGGCTACATGCCCCTCGTGTCCTCCCAGCTGCGCCTCGACCCCGTCCTCTTCAAGGACCAGGTCTCCGTCCTGCGCAAGAAATACCCCCGCTTGGAGAAACCCTGA
- the EXTL1 gene encoding exostosin-like 1 isoform X2 has protein sequence MQTRKKYIFLTLLASWLLLFFFGGDQLRRLTFFSGRKAEAQRNWPRWTDRSLLKSFADPEELQSDGDPSLPSPRARRAAWLNVYKNSRCRMETCFDFSRCEKHGFKVFTYPRERDQPLSESYGKILASIERSRYYTPNPEEACLFILSIDTLDRDHLSSQYVRNVDEKIRSFPLWNGGRNHLIFNLYSGTWPNYSEDLGFDIGQAILAKASFYTESFRPGFDISIPLFSKDHPQRGGERGWLYQDAIHPKKKYLLVFKGKRYLTGIGSGTRNALHHIHNGKDIISLTTCKHGKDWEKHKDTRCDKDNVDYEKFDYQELLHNSTFCIVPRGRRLGSFRFLEALQAACIPVLLSDGWELPFAEAIDWGKAAVVGNERLLLQIPSAVRCIHPERVLAFQQQTQFLWDAYFSSVDKIVHTTLEIIKDRLLPHRSRSRFLWNTLPGGLLALPEFSTHPRDFPFYYLQHGSSPSEKFTAFIRAVSPASSLSQPILRLIQAVSGSQYCAQILVLWSCEKPPPPSGKWPQTTVPLTVIQGRRKLSDRFFPYAAIQTDAVLSLDEHTSLSTSEVDFAFVVWRSFPERIVGFPTQSHFWDAEQRRWGYTSKWTNELSIVLTAAAFYHRYYHSLFTEYLPAGLRELVGGLATCEDILMNVLVAAVTKLPPIKVTQRKQHKETVPQQVKGTAGAAGSRRFSQQQDCLNQLVDWFGYMPLVSSQLRLDPVLFKDQVSVLRKKYPRLEKP, from the exons ATGCAGAccaggaagaaatacattttcctgaCTCTCCTTGCCTCTTggctcctgcttttcttctttggaggAGACCAGCTACGCCGTTTGACTTTCTTTTCTGGGAGGAAAGCTGAAGCCCAGAGGAACTGGCCCCGCTGGACGGATCGGTCCCtcctcaaaagctttgcagacCCCGAGGAGCTCCAGAGCGATGGGGACCCCTCACTGCCATCGCCCCGGGCACGGCGGGCAGCGTGGCTGAACGTCTACAAGAACAGCAGATGCCGGATGGAAACCTGCTTCGACTTCTCCAGGTGCGAGAAGCACGGCTTCAAAGTCTTCACCTACCCCCGGGAGAGGGACCAGCCCCTCTCGGAGAGTTACGGCAAAATCCTCGCCTCCATCGAGCGTTCTCGCTACTACACCCCGAACCCCGAGGAAGCCTGCCTCTTCATCCTCAGCATCGACACGCTGGACCGCGACCATCTCTCGAGTCAATACGTCCGTAATGTCGATGAGAAAATCCGCAGCTTCCCGCTCTGGAACGGCGGCCGTAACCACCTCATCTTCAACCTCTACTCGGGCACCTGGCCTAATTACAGCGAGGACCTGGGCTTCGACATCGGCCAGGCCATCCTGGCCAAAGCCAGCTTCTACACCGAGAGCTTCAGGCCCGGCTTCGACATCTCCATCCCTCTCTTCTCCAAGGACCAcccgcagcgcggcggggagagggggtggTTGTATCAGGACGCGATCCACccgaaaaagaaatatttattggtGTTCAAGGGGAAGCGGTACCTGACTGGCATCGGCTCCGGCACCAGGAACGCGCTGCACCACATCCACAACGGGAAGGACATCATCTCGCTCACCACCTGCAAGCACGGCAAGGACTGGGAGAAGCACAAGGACACGCGCTGCGACAAGGATAATGTCGACTACGAAAA GTTCGACTACCAGGAGCTGCTGCACAATTCCACCTTCTGCATCGTGCCCCGGGGCAGGCGCTTGGGCTCCTTCCGCTTCCTGGAGGCACTGCAG GCCGCCTGCATCCCCGTGCTGCTGAGCGACGGCTGGGAGCTGCCCTTCGCCGAGGCCATCGACTGGGGCAAAGCTGCTGTCGTGGGCAatgagaggctgctgctgcag atcccctccGCCGTCCGCTGCATCCACCCGGAGCGTGTCctggctttccagcagcagaCCCAGTTCCTGTGGGACGCGTATTTCTCCTCCGTCGACAAGATCGTGCACACCACGCTGGAG ATCATCAAGGACCGGCTGCTCCCGcaccgctcccgctcccgcttcCTCTGGAACACCCTGCCCGGGGGGCTCCTGGCCCTGCCCGAATTCTCCACCCACCCCCGGGACTTTCCCTTCTACTACCTGCAGCACG GCTCCAGCCCCTCCGAGAAGTTCACGGCTTTCATCCGGGCCGTCTCGCCGGCCAGCTCCCTCTCCCAGCCCATCCTCAGGCTCATCCAGGCCGTCTCCGGATCCCAGTACTGCGCCCAG ATCCTGGTGCTGTGGAGCTGCGAGAAGCCGCCGCCACCAAGTGGGAAATGGCCCCAGACCACCGTGCCTCTGACCGTCatccagggcaggaggaag CTCAGCGACCGCTTCTTCCCCTACGCGGCCATCCAGACGGACGCCGTGCTGAGCCTGGACGAGCACACCAGCCTCTCGACCAGCGAG GTGGACTTTGCCTTCGTGGTGTGGCGCAGCTTCCCCGAGCGCATCGTGGGCTTCCCCACGCAGAGCCACTTCTGGGACGCCGAGCAGAGGCGCTGGGGCTACACCTCCAAATGGACCAACGAGCTCTCCATCGTCCTCACCGCCGCCGCCTTCTACCACAG GTATTATCACAGCCTCTTCACCGAGTacctgccggcggggctgcgggagctggtgGGTGGCCTGGCCACCTGCGAGGACATCCTGATGAACGTCCTCGTGGCTGCCGTCACCAAGCTGCCGCCCATCAAGGTCACCCAGCGGAAGCAGCACAAGGAGACCGTGCCCCAGCAG GTGAAGGGCACGGCGGGGGCGGCTGGCAGCCGGCGTTTCTCCCAGCAGCAGGACTGCCTCAACCAGTTGGTGGACTGGTTCGGCTACATGCCCCTCGTGTCCTCCCAGCTGCGCCTCGACCCCGTCCTCTTCAAGGACCAGGTCTCCGTCCTGCGCAAGAAATACCCCCGCTTGGAGAAACCCTGA
- the EXTL1 gene encoding exostosin-like 1 isoform X4 — MQTRKKYIFLTLLASWLLLFFFGGDQLRRLTFFSGRKAEAQRNWPRWTDRSLLKSFADPEELQSDGDPSLPSPRARRAAWLNVYKNSRCRMETCFDFSRCEKHGFKVFTYPRERDQPLSESYGKILASIERSRYYTPNPEEACLFILSIDTLDRDHLSSQYVRNVDEKIRSFPLWNGGRNHLIFNLYSGTWPNYSEDLGFDIGQAILAKASFYTESFRPGFDISIPLFSKDHPQRGGERGWLYQDAIHPKKKYLLVFKGKRYLTGIGSGTRNALHHIHNGKDIISLTTCKHGKDWEKHKDTRCDKDNVDYEKFDYQELLHNSTFCIVPRGRRLGSFRFLEALQAACIPVLLSDGWELPFAEAIDWGKAAVVGNERLLLQIPSAVRCIHPERVLAFQQQTQFLWDAYFSSVDKIVHTTLEIIKDRLLPHRSRSRFLWNTLPGGLLALPEFSTHPRDFPFYYLQHGSSPSEKFTAFIRAVSPASSLSQPILRLIQAVSGSQYCAQILVLWSCEKPPPPSGKWPQTTVPLTVIQGRRKLSDRFFPYAAIQTDAVLSLDEHTSLSTSEVDFAFVVWRSFPERIVGFPTQSHFWDAEQRRWGYTSKWTNELSIVLTAAAFYHRYYHSLFTEYLPAGLRELVGGLATCEDILMNVLVAAVTKLPPIKVTQRKQHKETVPQQQQDCLNQLVDWFGYMPLVSSQLRLDPVLFKDQVSVLRKKYPRLEKP; from the exons ATGCAGAccaggaagaaatacattttcctgaCTCTCCTTGCCTCTTggctcctgcttttcttctttggaggAGACCAGCTACGCCGTTTGACTTTCTTTTCTGGGAGGAAAGCTGAAGCCCAGAGGAACTGGCCCCGCTGGACGGATCGGTCCCtcctcaaaagctttgcagacCCCGAGGAGCTCCAGAGCGATGGGGACCCCTCACTGCCATCGCCCCGGGCACGGCGGGCAGCGTGGCTGAACGTCTACAAGAACAGCAGATGCCGGATGGAAACCTGCTTCGACTTCTCCAGGTGCGAGAAGCACGGCTTCAAAGTCTTCACCTACCCCCGGGAGAGGGACCAGCCCCTCTCGGAGAGTTACGGCAAAATCCTCGCCTCCATCGAGCGTTCTCGCTACTACACCCCGAACCCCGAGGAAGCCTGCCTCTTCATCCTCAGCATCGACACGCTGGACCGCGACCATCTCTCGAGTCAATACGTCCGTAATGTCGATGAGAAAATCCGCAGCTTCCCGCTCTGGAACGGCGGCCGTAACCACCTCATCTTCAACCTCTACTCGGGCACCTGGCCTAATTACAGCGAGGACCTGGGCTTCGACATCGGCCAGGCCATCCTGGCCAAAGCCAGCTTCTACACCGAGAGCTTCAGGCCCGGCTTCGACATCTCCATCCCTCTCTTCTCCAAGGACCAcccgcagcgcggcggggagagggggtggTTGTATCAGGACGCGATCCACccgaaaaagaaatatttattggtGTTCAAGGGGAAGCGGTACCTGACTGGCATCGGCTCCGGCACCAGGAACGCGCTGCACCACATCCACAACGGGAAGGACATCATCTCGCTCACCACCTGCAAGCACGGCAAGGACTGGGAGAAGCACAAGGACACGCGCTGCGACAAGGATAATGTCGACTACGAAAA GTTCGACTACCAGGAGCTGCTGCACAATTCCACCTTCTGCATCGTGCCCCGGGGCAGGCGCTTGGGCTCCTTCCGCTTCCTGGAGGCACTGCAG GCCGCCTGCATCCCCGTGCTGCTGAGCGACGGCTGGGAGCTGCCCTTCGCCGAGGCCATCGACTGGGGCAAAGCTGCTGTCGTGGGCAatgagaggctgctgctgcag atcccctccGCCGTCCGCTGCATCCACCCGGAGCGTGTCctggctttccagcagcagaCCCAGTTCCTGTGGGACGCGTATTTCTCCTCCGTCGACAAGATCGTGCACACCACGCTGGAG ATCATCAAGGACCGGCTGCTCCCGcaccgctcccgctcccgcttcCTCTGGAACACCCTGCCCGGGGGGCTCCTGGCCCTGCCCGAATTCTCCACCCACCCCCGGGACTTTCCCTTCTACTACCTGCAGCACG GCTCCAGCCCCTCCGAGAAGTTCACGGCTTTCATCCGGGCCGTCTCGCCGGCCAGCTCCCTCTCCCAGCCCATCCTCAGGCTCATCCAGGCCGTCTCCGGATCCCAGTACTGCGCCCAG ATCCTGGTGCTGTGGAGCTGCGAGAAGCCGCCGCCACCAAGTGGGAAATGGCCCCAGACCACCGTGCCTCTGACCGTCatccagggcaggaggaag CTCAGCGACCGCTTCTTCCCCTACGCGGCCATCCAGACGGACGCCGTGCTGAGCCTGGACGAGCACACCAGCCTCTCGACCAGCGAG GTGGACTTTGCCTTCGTGGTGTGGCGCAGCTTCCCCGAGCGCATCGTGGGCTTCCCCACGCAGAGCCACTTCTGGGACGCCGAGCAGAGGCGCTGGGGCTACACCTCCAAATGGACCAACGAGCTCTCCATCGTCCTCACCGCCGCCGCCTTCTACCACAG GTATTATCACAGCCTCTTCACCGAGTacctgccggcggggctgcgggagctggtgGGTGGCCTGGCCACCTGCGAGGACATCCTGATGAACGTCCTCGTGGCTGCCGTCACCAAGCTGCCGCCCATCAAGGTCACCCAGCGGAAGCAGCACAAGGAGACCGTGCCCCAGCAG CAGCAGGACTGCCTCAACCAGTTGGTGGACTGGTTCGGCTACATGCCCCTCGTGTCCTCCCAGCTGCGCCTCGACCCCGTCCTCTTCAAGGACCAGGTCTCCGTCCTGCGCAAGAAATACCCCCGCTTGGAGAAACCCTGA
- the EXTL1 gene encoding exostosin-like 1 isoform X5 produces MQTRKKYIFLTLLASWLLLFFFGGDQLRRLTFFSGRKAEAQRNWPRWTDRSLLKSFADPEELQSDGDPSLPSPRARRAAWLNVYKNSRCRMETCFDFSRCEKHGFKVFTYPRERDQPLSESYGKILASIERSRYYTPNPEEACLFILSIDTLDRDHLSSQYVRNVDEKIRSFPLWNGGRNHLIFNLYSGTWPNYSEDLGFDIGQAILAKASFYTESFRPGFDISIPLFSKDHPQRGGERGWLYQDAIHPKKKYLLVFKGKRYLTGIGSGTRNALHHIHNGKDIISLTTCKHGKDWEKHKDTRCDKDNVDYEKFDYQELLHNSTFCIVPRGRRLGSFRFLEALQAACIPVLLSDGWELPFAEAIDWGKAAVVGNERLLLQIPSAVRCIHPERVLAFQQQTQFLWDAYFSSVDKIVHTTLEIIKDRLLPHRSRSRFLWNTLPGGLLALPEFSTHPRDFPFYYLQHGSSPSEKFTAFIRAVSPASSLSQPILRLIQAVSGSQYCAQILVLWSCEKPPPPSGKWPQTTVPLTVIQGRRKLSDRFFPYAAIQTDAVLSLDEHTSLSTSEVDFAFVVWRSFPERIVGFPTQSHFWDAEQRRWGYTSKWTNELSIVLTAAAFYHRYYHSLFTEYLPAGLRELVGGLATCEDILMNVLVAAVTKLPPIKVTQRKQHKETVPQQQDCLNQLVDWFGYMPLVSSQLRLDPVLFKDQVSVLRKKYPRLEKP; encoded by the exons ATGCAGAccaggaagaaatacattttcctgaCTCTCCTTGCCTCTTggctcctgcttttcttctttggaggAGACCAGCTACGCCGTTTGACTTTCTTTTCTGGGAGGAAAGCTGAAGCCCAGAGGAACTGGCCCCGCTGGACGGATCGGTCCCtcctcaaaagctttgcagacCCCGAGGAGCTCCAGAGCGATGGGGACCCCTCACTGCCATCGCCCCGGGCACGGCGGGCAGCGTGGCTGAACGTCTACAAGAACAGCAGATGCCGGATGGAAACCTGCTTCGACTTCTCCAGGTGCGAGAAGCACGGCTTCAAAGTCTTCACCTACCCCCGGGAGAGGGACCAGCCCCTCTCGGAGAGTTACGGCAAAATCCTCGCCTCCATCGAGCGTTCTCGCTACTACACCCCGAACCCCGAGGAAGCCTGCCTCTTCATCCTCAGCATCGACACGCTGGACCGCGACCATCTCTCGAGTCAATACGTCCGTAATGTCGATGAGAAAATCCGCAGCTTCCCGCTCTGGAACGGCGGCCGTAACCACCTCATCTTCAACCTCTACTCGGGCACCTGGCCTAATTACAGCGAGGACCTGGGCTTCGACATCGGCCAGGCCATCCTGGCCAAAGCCAGCTTCTACACCGAGAGCTTCAGGCCCGGCTTCGACATCTCCATCCCTCTCTTCTCCAAGGACCAcccgcagcgcggcggggagagggggtggTTGTATCAGGACGCGATCCACccgaaaaagaaatatttattggtGTTCAAGGGGAAGCGGTACCTGACTGGCATCGGCTCCGGCACCAGGAACGCGCTGCACCACATCCACAACGGGAAGGACATCATCTCGCTCACCACCTGCAAGCACGGCAAGGACTGGGAGAAGCACAAGGACACGCGCTGCGACAAGGATAATGTCGACTACGAAAA GTTCGACTACCAGGAGCTGCTGCACAATTCCACCTTCTGCATCGTGCCCCGGGGCAGGCGCTTGGGCTCCTTCCGCTTCCTGGAGGCACTGCAG GCCGCCTGCATCCCCGTGCTGCTGAGCGACGGCTGGGAGCTGCCCTTCGCCGAGGCCATCGACTGGGGCAAAGCTGCTGTCGTGGGCAatgagaggctgctgctgcag atcccctccGCCGTCCGCTGCATCCACCCGGAGCGTGTCctggctttccagcagcagaCCCAGTTCCTGTGGGACGCGTATTTCTCCTCCGTCGACAAGATCGTGCACACCACGCTGGAG ATCATCAAGGACCGGCTGCTCCCGcaccgctcccgctcccgcttcCTCTGGAACACCCTGCCCGGGGGGCTCCTGGCCCTGCCCGAATTCTCCACCCACCCCCGGGACTTTCCCTTCTACTACCTGCAGCACG GCTCCAGCCCCTCCGAGAAGTTCACGGCTTTCATCCGGGCCGTCTCGCCGGCCAGCTCCCTCTCCCAGCCCATCCTCAGGCTCATCCAGGCCGTCTCCGGATCCCAGTACTGCGCCCAG ATCCTGGTGCTGTGGAGCTGCGAGAAGCCGCCGCCACCAAGTGGGAAATGGCCCCAGACCACCGTGCCTCTGACCGTCatccagggcaggaggaag CTCAGCGACCGCTTCTTCCCCTACGCGGCCATCCAGACGGACGCCGTGCTGAGCCTGGACGAGCACACCAGCCTCTCGACCAGCGAG GTGGACTTTGCCTTCGTGGTGTGGCGCAGCTTCCCCGAGCGCATCGTGGGCTTCCCCACGCAGAGCCACTTCTGGGACGCCGAGCAGAGGCGCTGGGGCTACACCTCCAAATGGACCAACGAGCTCTCCATCGTCCTCACCGCCGCCGCCTTCTACCACAG GTATTATCACAGCCTCTTCACCGAGTacctgccggcggggctgcgggagctggtgGGTGGCCTGGCCACCTGCGAGGACATCCTGATGAACGTCCTCGTGGCTGCCGTCACCAAGCTGCCGCCCATCAAGGTCACCCAGCGGAAGCAGCACAAGGAGACCGTGCCCCAGCAG CAGGACTGCCTCAACCAGTTGGTGGACTGGTTCGGCTACATGCCCCTCGTGTCCTCCCAGCTGCGCCTCGACCCCGTCCTCTTCAAGGACCAGGTCTCCGTCCTGCGCAAGAAATACCCCCGCTTGGAGAAACCCTGA
- the EXTL1 gene encoding exostosin-like 1 isoform X3, whose translation MQTRKKYIFLTLLASWLLLFFFGGDQLRRLTFFSGRKAEAQRNWPRWTDRSLLKSFADPEELQSDGDPSLPSPRARRAAWLNVYKNSRCRMETCFDFSRCEKHGFKVFTYPRERDQPLSESYGKILASIERSRYYTPNPEEACLFILSIDTLDRDHLSSQYVRNVDEKIRSFPLWNGGRNHLIFNLYSGTWPNYSEDLGFDIGQAILAKASFYTESFRPGFDISIPLFSKDHPQRGGERGWLYQDAIHPKKKYLLVFKGKRYLTGIGSGTRNALHHIHNGKDIISLTTCKHGKDWEKHKDTRCDKDNVDYEKFDYQELLHNSTFCIVPRGRRLGSFRFLEALQAACIPVLLSDGWELPFAEAIDWGKAAVVGNERLLLQIPSAVRCIHPERVLAFQQQTQFLWDAYFSSVDKIVHTTLEIIKDRLLPHRSRSRFLWNTLPGGLLALPEFSTHPRDFPFYYLQHGSSPSEKFTAFIRAVSPASSLSQPILRLIQAVSGSQYCAQILVLWSCEKPPPPSGKWPQTTVPLTVIQGRRKLSDRFFPYAAIQTDAVLSLDEHTSLSTSEVDFAFVVWRSFPERIVGFPTQSHFWDAEQRRWGYTSKWTNELSIVLTAAAFYHSLFTEYLPAGLRELVGGLATCEDILMNVLVAAVTKLPPIKVTQRKQHKETVPQQVKGTAGAAGSRRFSQQQDCLNQLVDWFGYMPLVSSQLRLDPVLFKDQVSVLRKKYPRLEKP comes from the exons ATGCAGAccaggaagaaatacattttcctgaCTCTCCTTGCCTCTTggctcctgcttttcttctttggaggAGACCAGCTACGCCGTTTGACTTTCTTTTCTGGGAGGAAAGCTGAAGCCCAGAGGAACTGGCCCCGCTGGACGGATCGGTCCCtcctcaaaagctttgcagacCCCGAGGAGCTCCAGAGCGATGGGGACCCCTCACTGCCATCGCCCCGGGCACGGCGGGCAGCGTGGCTGAACGTCTACAAGAACAGCAGATGCCGGATGGAAACCTGCTTCGACTTCTCCAGGTGCGAGAAGCACGGCTTCAAAGTCTTCACCTACCCCCGGGAGAGGGACCAGCCCCTCTCGGAGAGTTACGGCAAAATCCTCGCCTCCATCGAGCGTTCTCGCTACTACACCCCGAACCCCGAGGAAGCCTGCCTCTTCATCCTCAGCATCGACACGCTGGACCGCGACCATCTCTCGAGTCAATACGTCCGTAATGTCGATGAGAAAATCCGCAGCTTCCCGCTCTGGAACGGCGGCCGTAACCACCTCATCTTCAACCTCTACTCGGGCACCTGGCCTAATTACAGCGAGGACCTGGGCTTCGACATCGGCCAGGCCATCCTGGCCAAAGCCAGCTTCTACACCGAGAGCTTCAGGCCCGGCTTCGACATCTCCATCCCTCTCTTCTCCAAGGACCAcccgcagcgcggcggggagagggggtggTTGTATCAGGACGCGATCCACccgaaaaagaaatatttattggtGTTCAAGGGGAAGCGGTACCTGACTGGCATCGGCTCCGGCACCAGGAACGCGCTGCACCACATCCACAACGGGAAGGACATCATCTCGCTCACCACCTGCAAGCACGGCAAGGACTGGGAGAAGCACAAGGACACGCGCTGCGACAAGGATAATGTCGACTACGAAAA GTTCGACTACCAGGAGCTGCTGCACAATTCCACCTTCTGCATCGTGCCCCGGGGCAGGCGCTTGGGCTCCTTCCGCTTCCTGGAGGCACTGCAG GCCGCCTGCATCCCCGTGCTGCTGAGCGACGGCTGGGAGCTGCCCTTCGCCGAGGCCATCGACTGGGGCAAAGCTGCTGTCGTGGGCAatgagaggctgctgctgcag atcccctccGCCGTCCGCTGCATCCACCCGGAGCGTGTCctggctttccagcagcagaCCCAGTTCCTGTGGGACGCGTATTTCTCCTCCGTCGACAAGATCGTGCACACCACGCTGGAG ATCATCAAGGACCGGCTGCTCCCGcaccgctcccgctcccgcttcCTCTGGAACACCCTGCCCGGGGGGCTCCTGGCCCTGCCCGAATTCTCCACCCACCCCCGGGACTTTCCCTTCTACTACCTGCAGCACG GCTCCAGCCCCTCCGAGAAGTTCACGGCTTTCATCCGGGCCGTCTCGCCGGCCAGCTCCCTCTCCCAGCCCATCCTCAGGCTCATCCAGGCCGTCTCCGGATCCCAGTACTGCGCCCAG ATCCTGGTGCTGTGGAGCTGCGAGAAGCCGCCGCCACCAAGTGGGAAATGGCCCCAGACCACCGTGCCTCTGACCGTCatccagggcaggaggaag CTCAGCGACCGCTTCTTCCCCTACGCGGCCATCCAGACGGACGCCGTGCTGAGCCTGGACGAGCACACCAGCCTCTCGACCAGCGAG GTGGACTTTGCCTTCGTGGTGTGGCGCAGCTTCCCCGAGCGCATCGTGGGCTTCCCCACGCAGAGCCACTTCTGGGACGCCGAGCAGAGGCGCTGGGGCTACACCTCCAAATGGACCAACGAGCTCTCCATCGTCCTCACCGCCGCCGCCTTCTACCACAG CCTCTTCACCGAGTacctgccggcggggctgcgggagctggtgGGTGGCCTGGCCACCTGCGAGGACATCCTGATGAACGTCCTCGTGGCTGCCGTCACCAAGCTGCCGCCCATCAAGGTCACCCAGCGGAAGCAGCACAAGGAGACCGTGCCCCAGCAG GTGAAGGGCACGGCGGGGGCGGCTGGCAGCCGGCGTTTCTCCCAGCAGCAGGACTGCCTCAACCAGTTGGTGGACTGGTTCGGCTACATGCCCCTCGTGTCCTCCCAGCTGCGCCTCGACCCCGTCCTCTTCAAGGACCAGGTCTCCGTCCTGCGCAAGAAATACCCCCGCTTGGAGAAACCCTGA